Proteins from a genomic interval of Sporolactobacillus sp. Y61:
- a CDS encoding 6-phospho-alpha-glucosidase, whose product MKKFSIVIAGGGSTYTPGIVMTLLKHLDRFPIRQLKLYDNDGARQKVIADACKVILREKAPEINFVATTDPEEGFTDVDFVMAQIRVGKYAMRDKDEKIPLKYGVIGQETCGPGGIAYGLRSIGGVLEIADYMEKYSPDAWMLNYSNPASIVAEATRRLRPNAKILNICDMPVGIQERMAKIVGLNYYNDLEVRYFGLNHFGWWTAVRDKQGNDLMPKIRDYVAEHGYLLPGTNEEASWKATFGMAKNTFALDPERFPNTYLQYYLYTKYEAEHMDPHHTRTDEVRAGREKFVFSECRRIAKNQSIEGLKFEPDDHSNYIVDLSRAIAYNTHERMLVIVENNGAVANFEPTAMVEVPCIVGSNGPERLAMGDIPRFQKGLLEQQVAVEKLAVDAWVEHSYLKLWQALTLSHTVPDAAVAKKILDDLIEANKDFWPELKKDEKVKEMELSLN is encoded by the coding sequence ATGAAAAAGTTTTCAATCGTCATTGCGGGTGGAGGAAGCACCTACACCCCCGGAATTGTCATGACACTGCTCAAACACCTGGATCGTTTCCCGATCCGTCAGTTAAAACTTTACGACAACGACGGCGCACGTCAGAAAGTCATCGCCGATGCCTGCAAAGTTATCCTTCGGGAAAAAGCTCCGGAAATTAACTTTGTCGCCACAACAGATCCGGAAGAAGGCTTTACCGATGTTGATTTCGTCATGGCGCAAATCCGTGTCGGTAAATACGCGATGCGCGACAAAGATGAAAAGATACCGTTAAAATACGGCGTTATTGGTCAGGAAACCTGCGGACCCGGCGGTATTGCATACGGACTTCGTTCCATTGGCGGCGTACTGGAAATCGCTGATTATATGGAAAAATATTCGCCAGATGCCTGGATGCTTAACTACTCAAATCCGGCATCGATCGTTGCCGAGGCTACTCGCCGTTTGAGACCGAACGCGAAGATTCTCAACATCTGTGACATGCCAGTTGGCATTCAGGAACGGATGGCTAAAATTGTCGGCTTAAACTATTATAACGATCTGGAGGTACGCTATTTCGGTTTGAATCACTTTGGCTGGTGGACGGCAGTCCGTGACAAACAAGGTAACGATTTGATGCCGAAAATCCGTGACTATGTTGCTGAACATGGCTATCTGCTTCCGGGGACCAACGAAGAAGCCAGCTGGAAAGCCACTTTCGGTATGGCGAAAAACACCTTTGCTCTTGACCCGGAACGGTTCCCGAATACGTACCTTCAATATTATTTGTATACGAAGTACGAAGCGGAACACATGGATCCGCATCATACACGTACTGATGAAGTACGTGCAGGCCGTGAAAAATTTGTTTTCAGTGAATGTCGCAGAATCGCCAAAAATCAATCCATTGAGGGCCTTAAATTCGAGCCGGATGATCATTCAAATTACATCGTTGATCTATCGCGGGCGATTGCTTACAACACACATGAACGGATGCTTGTCATTGTTGAAAACAACGGAGCGGTTGCCAACTTTGAACCAACAGCAATGGTTGAAGTCCCTTGCATCGTTGGCTCAAATGGTCCGGAACGTCTGGCAATGGGCGACATTCCGCGTTTTCAAAAAGGTCTTCTGGAACAACAAGTCGCTGTTGAAAAACTCGCCGTAGACGCCTGGGTTGAACATTCCTATCTGAAATTGTGGCAGGCACTGACTTTGTCGCATACTGTTCCGGACGCCGCGGTCGCCAAGAAGATTCTGGACGATCTGATCGAAGCTAACAAAGATTTCTGGCCGGAATTGAAAAAAGATGAGAAAGTCAAAGAAATGGAACTTAGTTTAAACTGA
- a CDS encoding alpha-glucoside-specific PTS transporter subunit IIBC yields the protein MMQKIQRFGGAMFTPVLLFAFSGLILAISIMLTNPLIVGGIADTSTFWYKFWMVIQNGGWTVFNQMELLFVVGLPIGLAKEANGRAAMESLVIYLTFNYFVSTILGFWGKTFGVNFNVDSTQLQGTGLKMIAGIKTLDTSVLGAIVLSAIVVWLHNRYFNTKLPEWLGVFQGSSFVVILGFVVMLPVALLACWLWPMVQSGIASLQVFMASSGVIGVFIYSFLERVLIPTGLHHFIYIPFMFGPAVTPDGIVKAWLANIQNFSESAKPLKELFPEGGFALFGNDKIWPPIGIAAAFYVTAKPEKRKKVLALLIPAVLTAVMAGITEPFEFTFLFAAPVLFVIHALLCGIMDATMYFFGVVGSMDSGIIDMATKNWIPLFANHWTTYVAQWIIALIFMVIYFFLFRFLILKFNFATPGREADDEETKLHTKADYKNKKAGGQISGANEYTESAAVYLDALGGFDNIQDVTNCATRLRVTVKDETLVQPDAAFKAGGAHGVVRHGKAFQVIVGLSVPQVREEFEKLLKKGIK from the coding sequence ATGATGCAGAAAATTCAACGCTTTGGTGGGGCCATGTTTACGCCCGTTTTGCTGTTTGCTTTTTCAGGATTAATCCTGGCCATATCTATTATGCTGACAAATCCACTGATTGTTGGCGGTATTGCGGATACCAGTACATTCTGGTACAAATTTTGGATGGTTATTCAGAATGGTGGATGGACCGTATTTAATCAAATGGAACTGCTGTTTGTTGTCGGATTGCCGATTGGTCTGGCAAAAGAAGCCAACGGCAGGGCAGCAATGGAGTCCCTGGTCATTTATCTGACCTTCAATTATTTTGTCAGTACCATTCTCGGATTCTGGGGTAAGACGTTTGGCGTCAATTTTAATGTTGATTCAACCCAGTTACAGGGGACCGGCCTGAAGATGATTGCAGGTATCAAAACATTAGACACCAGCGTTCTGGGTGCGATTGTTCTATCAGCCATTGTTGTTTGGCTGCATAACCGGTACTTTAACACAAAACTTCCGGAATGGCTCGGTGTTTTTCAGGGCTCCTCATTTGTAGTGATTCTTGGGTTTGTCGTTATGCTTCCTGTTGCTTTACTGGCTTGCTGGCTGTGGCCGATGGTACAGAGCGGGATTGCGTCGTTACAAGTATTCATGGCTTCATCCGGAGTGATCGGCGTTTTTATCTACAGTTTTCTTGAACGGGTGCTGATTCCCACAGGACTTCATCATTTTATTTACATTCCGTTCATGTTTGGACCTGCAGTGACTCCGGATGGTATTGTGAAGGCTTGGCTTGCCAATATACAAAATTTCTCTGAATCAGCGAAACCGTTAAAAGAGTTATTCCCGGAAGGCGGTTTTGCCTTGTTTGGCAATGATAAAATCTGGCCGCCGATCGGCATCGCTGCTGCATTCTATGTTACTGCGAAACCGGAGAAAAGGAAAAAAGTGCTCGCTCTGCTTATTCCGGCCGTGCTTACAGCGGTTATGGCAGGTATTACCGAACCCTTTGAATTTACATTCCTGTTCGCGGCACCGGTATTGTTTGTGATTCACGCACTGCTGTGCGGCATTATGGATGCCACGATGTATTTCTTTGGTGTGGTTGGCAGTATGGACAGCGGCATCATTGATATGGCAACCAAAAACTGGATTCCATTGTTTGCCAATCATTGGACAACTTATGTCGCACAATGGATTATCGCATTGATTTTCATGGTTATTTATTTCTTCCTTTTCCGTTTCCTCATTCTGAAATTCAACTTTGCGACACCAGGTCGTGAAGCCGACGATGAAGAAACAAAGCTCCATACGAAAGCGGATTATAAGAATAAGAAAGCAGGCGGACAGATATCTGGTGCAAATGAATATACAGAATCTGCTGCTGTCTATCTTGACGCATTGGGCGGCTTCGACAACATTCAGGATGTCACGAACTGTGCCACTCGTCTTCGTGTCACTGTCAAGGATGAGACCCTTGTTCAGCCGGACGCAGCATTCAAGGCAGGTGGCGCACACGGCGTTGTTCGACACGGAAAGGCCTTTCAGGTCATAGTCGGGCTTTCTGTTCCCCAGGTACGTGAGGAATTTGAAAAGCTGCTGAAAAAAGGGATTAAGTAA
- a CDS encoding acylphosphatase: protein MEADEPIKSVQIMVSGRVQGTGFRYFSKQVAAQCHINGWIRNRDDGRVEIAAEGSPEQVYSFVRKIRRGTFLARVKDMDIHDCMPQGYTEFEIKATM, encoded by the coding sequence ATGGAAGCAGATGAACCGATAAAAAGTGTGCAAATTATGGTGTCCGGCCGAGTGCAAGGCACAGGTTTTCGCTATTTTTCAAAGCAAGTGGCGGCTCAGTGCCACATAAATGGGTGGATCAGAAACAGAGATGACGGACGTGTAGAAATAGCTGCTGAAGGATCACCCGAACAGGTTTATTCATTTGTTCGAAAAATCAGACGTGGAACCTTTTTAGCCCGGGTTAAAGATATGGACATTCACGACTGTATGCCTCAGGGTTACACGGAGTTTGAGATAAAAGCGACGATGTGA
- a CDS encoding DUF1861 family protein, producing the protein MRLKKGVAKTCTELLREFQHREQPYIAEKIVFKSLGNMDVYNITAPFKDGNDTVIAGRAELRNDEHSQIYFFINKDGFWVPKPGAPVFELQDPFIARINGLLVLGGVEISPHPHPDAKHKFIWKTIFYKGKNIASLKKFAEGPVGMKDIRLTELKDGSVGVLTRHQGHKGGLGKIGFTKIRTLDELTPEVIDSAPLLAKQFTDEEWGGANEAHLFPNGLLGILGHIAHFDHEGNRHYYPMVFVLNPDTLEISDISIIATRSNFLKGPSKRPDLNDVVFSGGLIREGNGTATFFAGTSDAEAQKITMKDPFRVYEQNDL; encoded by the coding sequence ATGCGATTAAAAAAGGGCGTAGCAAAAACATGCACCGAACTGCTCAGAGAGTTTCAGCACAGGGAACAACCTTATATTGCTGAAAAAATTGTGTTCAAAAGTTTAGGGAATATGGATGTCTACAATATAACAGCCCCTTTTAAAGATGGGAATGATACAGTTATTGCCGGAAGGGCAGAGCTCAGAAATGATGAGCACTCTCAGATTTATTTTTTCATAAATAAAGACGGTTTCTGGGTCCCTAAACCGGGTGCACCTGTTTTTGAACTTCAAGATCCGTTTATTGCGAGAATAAACGGATTACTGGTACTTGGCGGTGTCGAAATCAGTCCACATCCACACCCCGATGCCAAACACAAATTTATCTGGAAGACGATCTTCTATAAAGGGAAAAACATCGCAAGTCTGAAAAAGTTTGCGGAAGGACCGGTTGGGATGAAAGATATCCGACTCACTGAACTGAAAGACGGTTCTGTCGGTGTTCTGACAAGGCATCAGGGGCACAAGGGTGGATTAGGCAAAATCGGATTTACCAAAATCAGAACTCTGGACGAACTGACGCCGGAAGTGATTGATTCAGCCCCACTGCTGGCTAAGCAATTCACTGATGAAGAGTGGGGCGGAGCAAACGAAGCACACCTTTTTCCCAATGGTTTGTTAGGTATTCTCGGTCATATCGCTCATTTCGATCATGAGGGAAATCGCCATTACTATCCAATGGTCTTTGTCCTTAATCCCGATACTTTGGAGATATCTGATATATCAATCATTGCGACGCGATCAAACTTTTTAAAGGGACCATCAAAAAGACCTGATCTGAATGATGTTGTATTCAGCGGCGGATTGATTCGGGAGGGAAATGGAACCGCTACCTTCTTTGCAGGTACGAGCGATGCAGAAGCCCAGAAAATAACCATGAAGGATCCCTTTAGGGTTTATGAACAAAATGATCTCTAA
- a CDS encoding LacI family DNA-binding transcriptional regulator, which yields MKKISMQDIADKLHISKNSVSQALGDKGGVSEQTKMRVRKTAEEMGYDYRKRATFKQNTPHHKNTFALFATDFALSHKSFFGEIIRYIEKEMKKYGNELCIFRVSPENISSNSLPAAFSKSAYQGLFILSHINRPFIQLLLDLQLPTVMIDHHDPHLDTDCVLCQNKTGGYLATEFLINQGHKKIGFLGDIDWSPSYEERWEGYMKALRDNQLPVEKALMITGIQEKRSVLYKELEALANKVSDLPTAWLCANSGMGFILISYFQSIGYRIPEDISVCCFDNTEFTVLSNPQITTMAIDLRDMGRKAVQLLEWRLDHPSHSHLEIRLPAHLIERESTSAVSLSGK from the coding sequence ATGAAAAAGATAAGCATGCAGGACATTGCAGATAAACTTCATATTTCAAAAAATTCAGTATCACAGGCATTAGGCGATAAAGGCGGCGTTAGTGAACAGACAAAAATGAGGGTCCGAAAAACTGCAGAAGAAATGGGTTACGACTATCGAAAACGGGCCACCTTCAAGCAGAATACGCCACATCATAAAAACACCTTTGCCCTGTTTGCGACGGATTTCGCTCTTTCACATAAAAGTTTTTTTGGTGAAATAATACGTTATATAGAAAAAGAGATGAAGAAATACGGAAATGAGTTATGCATATTCCGGGTTTCTCCTGAAAATATTTCCAGTAACTCATTACCCGCAGCTTTCAGCAAATCTGCTTATCAGGGATTATTTATCCTGTCACACATTAACCGCCCATTCATTCAGTTGCTGCTTGATCTTCAGCTTCCGACAGTTATGATCGATCATCACGATCCCCATTTGGATACTGATTGTGTACTCTGCCAAAACAAAACCGGCGGTTATCTGGCAACTGAATTTCTTATTAACCAGGGGCATAAGAAGATTGGTTTTCTGGGCGACATTGACTGGTCACCCAGTTATGAAGAGCGATGGGAAGGTTATATGAAAGCGCTGCGAGATAATCAACTTCCTGTGGAAAAAGCGCTGATGATTACCGGGATCCAGGAAAAACGATCAGTCCTCTATAAGGAACTTGAAGCACTGGCAAACAAAGTTTCGGACTTACCGACTGCCTGGCTGTGTGCCAACTCAGGAATGGGATTCATCCTGATTTCATATTTCCAGTCGATCGGTTACAGGATTCCTGAGGATATATCTGTGTGCTGTTTTGATAACACCGAGTTCACTGTTCTTTCAAATCCACAAATTACAACTATGGCTATTGATCTTCGGGATATGGGAAGAAAAGCCGTTCAGCTTCTTGAGTGGCGGCTGGATCATCCAAGCCACTCCCATTTAGAAATCAGATTACCGGCCCATTTGATTGAACGCGAATCAACCAGCGCTGTTTCCCTGTCAGGCAAGTAA
- a CDS encoding sugar ABC transporter permease, translating into MKQNNKLGWIFSSPYLIYTLIFFLIPLIWSAWLAVTNWDMMSPTIRFVGLDNFIQAVQSPAVKAAFFVTFKFLIIFVPMAVILSLMIATLVNGLPKFKGLFLVAFFLPYLSSGVVTSLIVKGFLSYNGPVNVFLRQHFHLDINWLGTPMSALFVISFMIAWRMSGYYALIFVSGLASINDDLYEAAAMDGAGRWRCFWQITIPMLYPALYTVLVLAVGTSFGIFTEVYQLTGGGPNYGTNTWQMEIYNQAFVNLKSGYASAIALISAVVTFASIGIFRKIMEKWGARNGWT; encoded by the coding sequence ATGAAACAAAATAATAAACTGGGCTGGATTTTTTCTAGCCCTTATTTGATTTATACACTCATTTTTTTCCTGATTCCGCTGATATGGTCAGCCTGGCTGGCTGTCACCAACTGGGATATGATGTCGCCGACGATACGCTTTGTCGGCCTGGATAATTTTATTCAAGCTGTTCAAAGCCCGGCAGTTAAAGCAGCTTTCTTTGTCACCTTCAAATTTTTAATCATCTTTGTTCCTATGGCCGTTATTTTATCTTTGATGATTGCAACATTGGTTAACGGACTGCCCAAATTTAAAGGGCTGTTTCTCGTAGCGTTTTTCCTGCCCTATCTGTCTTCAGGTGTTGTAACGTCGTTAATTGTAAAAGGCTTTCTTTCATACAACGGACCGGTGAATGTATTTCTGCGTCAACACTTTCATCTGGATATCAATTGGCTTGGGACGCCGATGAGTGCACTCTTTGTTATTTCGTTTATGATTGCATGGAGGATGTCCGGATATTATGCTTTGATTTTCGTATCCGGTCTGGCAAGTATTAATGATGATCTTTATGAGGCGGCGGCAATGGACGGTGCCGGGAGATGGCGTTGCTTTTGGCAGATCACAATTCCGATGCTGTATCCGGCGCTTTACACCGTTCTTGTTCTTGCAGTGGGAACGAGTTTCGGTATTTTCACCGAAGTCTACCAGTTGACAGGTGGCGGACCAAATTATGGAACCAATACCTGGCAAATGGAAATTTATAATCAGGCTTTTGTTAATCTGAAGTCAGGTTATGCTTCAGCGATTGCCCTGATCTCTGCTGTTGTGACATTCGCATCAATCGGCATCTTCAGAAAAATTATGGAAAAGTGGGGTGCGCGTAATGGTTGGACATAA
- a CDS encoding carbohydrate ABC transporter permease, with translation MSVAIRYIVTTLVMLVMIYPFVYLVLNSFAKWDQVDKKLFPTAFTLRSWDWLLHPSATSAPAPWIHSFINTIIVSVISVGLMLLFAIMVAYALAKLNFRGKRLLDNTILFQMFFPAIILLIPQFLLVTNVGLLDTYLGMILPTALSLWAIFMYTNFFKAIPDTLIEAARLDGAGDMKILFSIVLPMSRSITTVIFLFLFTDRWTLLLWDMVVAKSDQMVTLNVLISQMFGPYATYPGPMYAASVILTIPLIVLFLFFSKNFKEGMQFTLK, from the coding sequence ATGAGCGTGGCAATCCGTTATATTGTCACCACACTTGTGATGCTGGTTATGATTTATCCCTTTGTTTATCTGGTACTCAATTCATTTGCTAAATGGGATCAGGTGGACAAAAAGCTTTTTCCGACCGCTTTTACGCTGCGTTCATGGGACTGGCTGCTGCATCCGTCAGCAACTTCTGCGCCGGCGCCCTGGATTCACTCGTTTATCAATACAATCATTGTCTCTGTGATCTCAGTAGGATTGATGCTTTTGTTTGCCATCATGGTTGCCTATGCTCTGGCAAAGTTGAATTTCAGAGGGAAACGTTTGTTGGATAATACCATTCTTTTTCAAATGTTTTTTCCCGCGATCATCTTGCTGATCCCACAGTTCCTATTAGTCACAAATGTCGGATTGCTCGATACGTATTTAGGTATGATTTTACCGACGGCACTCAGCCTGTGGGCTATCTTCATGTACACGAATTTCTTTAAAGCAATTCCGGATACGCTGATCGAAGCGGCACGCCTGGATGGGGCGGGTGACATGAAGATACTGTTCAGTATTGTGTTACCTATGTCCAGATCAATTACAACGGTTATTTTTCTGTTTCTTTTTACCGATCGGTGGACGCTACTGCTCTGGGATATGGTTGTTGCCAAGAGTGATCAGATGGTTACATTGAATGTGCTGATATCACAAATGTTCGGCCCCTATGCTACCTATCCTGGTCCGATGTATGCGGCATCAGTTATTCTGACTATTCCGCTGATTGTTTTGTTCCTGTTCTTCTCTAAGAACTTTAAAGAAGGCATGCAGTTCACACTAAAATAA
- a CDS encoding glycoside hydrolase family 130 protein, which yields MHVHRYIENPLIQPEDVKPVHPGFEVIGAFNAGIASFHGETLLLLRVAERPVREDPSKVPSPYYDVVKRKVVVKNYDLQDPELNFEDSRTIRLRKNTDRFVGLTSLSYLRLARSRDGHHFTVDDQPFIYPCNRYQTFGIEDPRITQIGDTYAVYFSAISAYGIGVGLVTTKDFKHYDDRGLIFLPECKDVVIFPEKIKGKYYALNRPSPKSVGSLDIWLSESDNLQCWGNHRHLMGTRANKWDAARIGSGAVPILTQDGWLEIYHGMSPDGRYCLGGVLLDRDDPSKILARSEHPILEPEANYERNGFFGDVVFTCGGITEGDTLHLYYGVADRSMAAADLSIHEILSDLEKIC from the coding sequence ATACATGTTCATCGCTATATAGAAAATCCGCTGATTCAGCCGGAAGATGTGAAACCGGTACACCCGGGATTTGAAGTCATAGGAGCGTTTAATGCCGGCATTGCGAGTTTTCATGGGGAAACTCTGCTATTATTACGTGTGGCTGAACGTCCTGTTAGAGAAGATCCATCTAAAGTTCCATCGCCTTACTATGACGTCGTGAAGCGAAAAGTTGTCGTCAAAAACTATGATCTTCAGGATCCTGAACTGAATTTTGAAGATAGTCGGACAATCAGGTTGAGAAAAAATACGGATCGCTTTGTCGGTTTAACCTCCCTGTCCTATCTCCGACTTGCCCGGAGCAGGGATGGTCATCACTTTACTGTTGATGATCAGCCATTTATTTATCCATGTAATCGTTACCAGACATTTGGCATAGAAGACCCCAGAATCACACAAATTGGTGACACCTATGCGGTTTACTTCAGTGCCATATCGGCGTATGGTATCGGCGTCGGACTTGTGACGACAAAAGACTTCAAACATTATGATGATCGGGGGCTGATCTTCTTACCTGAATGTAAAGATGTCGTCATTTTTCCGGAGAAGATCAAGGGTAAATACTATGCACTCAATCGTCCTTCACCAAAGAGTGTGGGCAGTCTTGATATATGGCTATCTGAATCTGATAATCTTCAATGCTGGGGCAATCATCGCCATCTCATGGGGACCCGGGCGAATAAATGGGATGCCGCCAGAATCGGGAGTGGGGCTGTACCGATTCTCACTCAGGATGGCTGGCTGGAAATTTACCATGGGATGTCGCCAGACGGCAGATATTGTCTTGGCGGGGTGCTTCTTGACAGAGATGATCCTTCGAAGATTCTTGCCCGTTCAGAGCATCCCATACTTGAGCCGGAAGCGAACTATGAACGAAACGGTTTCTTCGGCGACGTCGTGTTTACGTGCGGAGGGATCACCGAGGGGGATACGCTGCACCTTTATTATGGTGTGGCAGACCGATCAATGGCAGCTGCCGATCTCAGTATTCATGAAATACTGTCCGACCTTGAAAAAATCTGTTGA
- a CDS encoding MFS transporter, which translates to MFLNAAFISTTFIGLFLGSIASGVIGDLKGRQFAYQINLLIFGLASLASFFAPNMITLIILRGIAGFGLGAEIVTGFALLGEFVPAGSRGKWVGSLSVLANCSAPIATFIGFLIIPSIGWRWMFVIVGIASLIVWYFRRSLPESPRWYFSQGRYSDAEKVVRQFEQEAEKKYGTRHPGVNLNDQQQFDQIDTRKSRFSELFSSNEIRKTILACVILAAINTAAFTFVTWAPTLLVNSGITVSKSLGYSALMMLGAPVGAFIGRSTVDRIGRKWMIVGAFVMTAVFGYGYAFQTNPAAIMSLGFLMTVCIYILMAVALSIYVPELFPTRLRMRGNGTAQAVGRFFTIITPYAVAGLLSTQGPISIFIMIGIFMAVTAVLTIFWGPETKKQILK; encoded by the coding sequence ATGTTTCTGAATGCCGCATTCATTTCCACGACATTTATCGGACTTTTTCTCGGCTCAATCGCCTCCGGTGTCATCGGGGATTTAAAAGGCAGACAATTTGCCTACCAGATCAATCTGCTGATTTTCGGTCTGGCCTCACTCGCCAGCTTCTTTGCTCCGAACATGATCACGCTGATCATTCTCCGTGGGATCGCCGGATTCGGACTCGGTGCAGAAATTGTTACCGGTTTTGCCCTGCTCGGTGAATTTGTCCCTGCCGGATCACGGGGTAAATGGGTCGGCAGTCTTTCCGTACTTGCCAACTGTTCAGCGCCGATTGCTACATTCATTGGTTTTCTGATTATCCCGTCCATCGGCTGGCGCTGGATGTTCGTGATTGTCGGCATCGCCTCATTAATCGTCTGGTACTTCCGCCGGAGTCTTCCGGAATCGCCCAGATGGTATTTTTCACAGGGCAGGTACAGCGATGCTGAGAAAGTGGTCAGGCAGTTTGAACAGGAAGCAGAGAAAAAATATGGAACCCGGCATCCTGGTGTCAATCTGAACGATCAGCAACAATTTGATCAGATCGACACACGTAAAAGCCGGTTCAGTGAACTGTTCAGCAGTAACGAAATCAGGAAAACGATACTTGCCTGCGTCATCCTCGCTGCCATCAACACGGCTGCCTTTACCTTTGTCACCTGGGCGCCAACTCTCCTTGTTAATAGCGGTATCACCGTTTCCAAGTCACTCGGTTATAGCGCATTGATGATGCTCGGTGCGCCGGTTGGTGCCTTTATCGGCAGATCCACGGTCGATCGTATTGGCCGGAAATGGATGATTGTTGGCGCCTTTGTCATGACTGCCGTTTTCGGTTATGGCTATGCCTTTCAGACAAACCCGGCAGCGATCATGTCACTCGGCTTCCTGATGACCGTCTGCATCTATATTCTGATGGCTGTCGCGCTTTCCATCTACGTTCCCGAACTGTTCCCGACACGGCTGCGAATGCGTGGTAACGGAACAGCACAGGCTGTCGGCCGTTTCTTTACCATTATCACACCTTACGCAGTAGCCGGTCTGCTCAGCACCCAGGGACCGATCAGTATTTTCATCATGATCGGCATCTTTATGGCTGTTACTGCAGTACTGACCATCTTCTGGGGGCCGGAAACAAAGAAACAGATCCTTAAATAA
- a CDS encoding oxaloacetate decarboxylase: MKADRMRARFNQLVHQPEIISMVACPDSLSAKIAEKIGFKAIFQAGYTTSASELAMPDRGIADFGMMVNRAREIVNCVDIPVFADADTGYGNLKNVVRTVRCYEAIGVAGLFLEDQIWPKRCGHMDGKSVIPMEEMVEKIRVAASARRHRDFLIMSRTDARAVYGLEEAIRRSQACRQAGADMIFIEAPQSTGELKKIAAAFPDIPLMANMIEHGKTPLLTAGELQKLGFRIVVHPTLLAYAQTFAEQEVLQELHEKQTTAGVIDRLVPFDQFNHFIGLDEVNALEKRYTRQS; the protein is encoded by the coding sequence ATGAAAGCCGATCGCATGCGCGCCCGATTCAATCAGCTCGTACATCAGCCGGAGATTATCAGCATGGTCGCCTGCCCGGACAGTCTCTCGGCAAAAATTGCTGAAAAAATCGGATTTAAAGCTATTTTTCAGGCGGGGTACACCACATCTGCTTCTGAACTGGCCATGCCCGACCGCGGAATTGCCGACTTCGGAATGATGGTTAACCGGGCCAGAGAAATCGTCAACTGTGTAGATATTCCTGTTTTTGCCGATGCGGATACCGGCTATGGAAATCTGAAGAATGTGGTCCGGACAGTCCGATGCTATGAAGCCATCGGCGTTGCCGGACTGTTTCTGGAAGACCAGATATGGCCCAAGCGATGTGGCCATATGGATGGGAAATCCGTCATCCCGATGGAAGAAATGGTCGAAAAAATACGGGTTGCGGCGTCCGCCCGTCGGCATCGCGATTTTCTGATCATGTCACGAACAGACGCCCGGGCCGTATACGGGCTGGAAGAAGCGATCCGGCGCAGCCAGGCCTGCCGGCAGGCCGGCGCGGACATGATCTTTATCGAAGCCCCGCAAAGCACGGGCGAGTTGAAAAAAATAGCAGCCGCCTTTCCGGACATCCCGCTGATGGCGAATATGATCGAACACGGAAAAACGCCACTGCTAACCGCGGGTGAACTGCAGAAGCTCGGTTTCCGCATCGTGGTCCATCCGACCCTGCTCGCCTATGCACAGACTTTTGCCGAACAGGAGGTGTTACAGGAACTGCACGAAAAGCAAACCACAGCAGGCGTGATCGACAGACTTGTTCCCTTTGATCAGTTCAATCATTTTATCGGACTGGATGAAGTCAATGCACTGGAAAAACGTTACACCCGTCAATCATAA